From a region of the Aeoliella mucimassa genome:
- a CDS encoding HU family DNA-binding protein: MAKAAPKPPTKTEVYASIAEKTGLTKRQVATVFDALNEEIEKALTGRGAPKTFTLHGLCKIVLQHKKATPEREGINPFTGEPTVFKAKPAKNVVKIRPLKKLKDMVG; this comes from the coding sequence ATGGCGAAAGCCGCTCCCAAGCCACCCACCAAGACGGAAGTCTACGCCAGCATTGCCGAGAAGACCGGTCTGACCAAGCGTCAAGTTGCAACGGTGTTCGATGCTCTCAACGAGGAGATTGAAAAGGCTCTCACCGGCCGTGGCGCTCCGAAGACTTTCACGCTGCACGGTTTGTGCAAGATCGTGTTGCAACACAAGAAGGCCACTCCCGAGCGCGAAGGTATTAATCCCTTCACCGGCGAGCCCACCGTATTCAAGGCAAAGCCTGCGAAGAACGTGGTGAAGATTCGTCCGCTGAAGAAGCTCAAGGACATGGTTGGCTAA